A stretch of DNA from Actinomycetota bacterium:
TGGACGGGTGGATCGTGTGCCGGCTGCCCGGCGGGGACTCCGCGGTGTTCGCCAGGACCACGGATGCCTCCCCGGAACGGGCGGTCGACGTCCTTCGGGCCGTCGGGCCCTCGCTCGCGGCGGAGGTCGCGGAGAACGGGACACCCGCAGACCACAACATGGCGGTGGCCCCCCAACCGGAGACGCTCCCGGCCGCCGAGGTCCGCCGACGCAGCCTGGCGGAGCTCCTCGGACTGGTCCGCAGCCAGACGGGCTTCGACACCGTCAGCCTGTTCGAGCCGAACGGCTCGGGCTGGCGCATGATCGGCCGGTCCGGTCCCGTTCGGGGATGGCACGCCGTCCTCGATCCCCGGGTGGCCGGAACGACGGCCGGTGACGCCCTGTTCCCCGACGCCGGCGCCGTCCCCGGAACCGGGGAGCGGCTGGCCACGATGGGCTGTGGCTCCATCGGCGTGCTGGCTCTTCCCCACGGGTCCAGGCTCGTGCTGGACTCCGGCGAGCCCCGGGCCCCCCAGCGAGGGTGGGGAGCGTTGTCGCGTGCCCACCTGCAGCAGCTGGGGGCCGTTCTCGCCGGTGACGTCTCAGTTTACGCCGCCCCCCCGACGGAGCTGGATGCGATCGAGCGGGTGACGGACTGGGTCCGGCGAGCCCTCGAGGACCCGGCCACCGACCTCCCGGGGCTGATGGCCGGATTGGCCGCCGCGATGGAGGCCGACGAGATCTGCCACCTGGTGGAGCGAGGCGGCACCGTCGACATCGTGTCGCATCCGGCCACCCAGTGGCCCCGCCGGTTCCCGCAGGAGGTTCGATCCGCGCTTCGAACCCTGGCCGCACCGGAGCCCCTCGAGGAGGCGACGGCCCGCCAGCTCGGCGTGGTGCTCGGGTTGTCCAGCTCTCAGCTGGTGGCGGCGGCCATCGCCGACGGCCCGGCGCTCGAAGCGCTGGTGGCCGGATGGCGAAGCGGCCCGGGGCTCTCGCCGCGCGCGTTGCGCACGGTGCTCCGCCTGACCGGGGCCGCGCGCGCCGTCATCGAGGCCAGGCGGCACGCCGTGGACTCGCTGATGGTTCGGGAGCGGA
This window harbors:
- a CDS encoding sensor histidine kinase; the protein is MNEPAAIHAASPVAEECRRLAELLRLDVVGVATTSGGERKLALWTDPNGPPVPARVDDVLEGPVDGWIVCRLPGGDSAVFARTTDASPERAVDVLRAVGPSLAAEVAENGTPADHNMAVAPQPETLPAAEVRRRSLAELLGLVRSQTGFDTVSLFEPNGSGWRMIGRSGPVRGWHAVLDPRVAGTTAGDALFPDAGAVPGTGERLATMGCGSIGVLALPHGSRLVLDSGEPRAPQRGWGALSRAHLQQLGAVLAGDVSVYAAPPTELDAIERVTDWVRRALEDPATDLPGLMAGLAAAMEADEICHLVERGGTVDIVSHPATQWPRRFPQEVRSALRTLAAPEPLEEATARQLGVVLGLSSSQLVAAAIADGPALEALVAGWRSGPGLSPRALRTVLRLTGAARAVIEARRHAVDSLMVRERNRWASEIHDGLTQVVTTAVLELEAMGQRIERDPQGAIETLTATKAEIRKSLSELRGVLFDLSREGGSGGSSSLEPLAKYVDDVVQRWRLPARVSVEGDLPEVPRPVLAAAYVVIRESLANAAKHASPASVSVKVRTTSDEVVVEVGDTGRGFVAFDAPSRARARGHFGLDMMKRRVAEVGGTLDIQSTPGEGTRVVARLPVRGGES